One region of Salvelinus sp. IW2-2015 linkage group LG1, ASM291031v2, whole genome shotgun sequence genomic DNA includes:
- the LOC111978417 gene encoding PAK4-inhibitor INKA2-like isoform X1, translating to MYFLQTVVHASGRHEREEMVSMKEAGDGLHAQMNSMMGALQELKLLQVQTALEQLDISGRSVQRAAPPPAEDTCPGPIPSPNATIGFGHNETLRPPLVRTSSQEQQQSRGGHQSSLGTSPSSSSLEPVETESQPLPLPRRVSGYTAPQGEYCGPRLSQVFPEHHKPALPGQVVDLPGILYSLSREGPSLDSDYSQDSMDDSRDWTSSLMSHSRNRQPLVLGDNVFADLVGNWLDLPELEKEEMIGWTDRPDSPAHPLRLSRSQEICRKVSLTTNIFKKFLRSVRPDRDKLLKERPGWMVPENQKAELFKRPKKVSKQQTKGSLYLPFWAGVRQQGKGRPCPQLAEERHPTSQGQFSGLYIDRRQEARMEKMLPLFDYNTAVWV from the coding sequence GTGTCTATGAAGGAGGCAGGAGATGGCCTCCATGCTCAGATGAACTCCATGATGGGGGCTCTTCAGGAACTCAAGCTTCTACAGGTGCAGACAGCGCTAGAGCAGCTAGACATCTCAGGGAGGTCTGTCCAAAGGGCGGCCCCACCACCAGCAGAGGACACATGCCCTGGCCCTATCCCCAGCCCCAATGCTACCATTGGCTTTGGCCACAATGAGACCCTGAGGCCCCCCCTGGTCAGGACATCCAGCCAGGAGCAGCAGCAGAGCCGGGGGGGGCACCAGAGCAGCCTGGGCACCTCGCCCTCTTCCTCCAGCCTGGAGCCAGTAGAGACTGAGAgccagcctctccctctcccccgcaGAGTGTCTGGATACACCGCCCCACAGGGGGAGTACTGCGGCCCACGTCTTAGCCAAGTGTTTCCAGAGCATCATAAGCCGGCTCTCCCAGGCCAGGTAGTGGATCTCCCTGGCATTCTCTACAGCCTGTCCAGGGAAGGCCCCTCGCTGGACAGCGACTACTCCCAGGACAGCATGGACGACTCCAGAGACTGGACCTCCTCGCTCATGAGCCACAGCCGCAACCGGCAGCCGCTGGTGCTGGGGGACAACGTTTTCGCCGACCTGGTGGGCAACTGGCTGGACCTGCCTgagctggagaaggaggagatgaTTGGCTGGACCGACAGGCCCGACTCCCCGGCCCACCCTCTCCGTCTCAGCCGCTCCCAGGAGATCTGCAGGAAGGTCTCTCTGACCACCAATATCTTCAAGAAGTTCCTGCGCAGTGTGAGGCCCGACAGGGACAAGCTACTTAAGGAGAGGCCAGGCTGGATGGTCCCTGAGAACCAGAAGGCCGAGCTCTTTAAGAGGCCCAAGAAAGTGTCTAAGCAGCAGACCAAGGGGAGCTTGTACCTCCCATTCTGGGCAGGTGTAAGGCAACAGGGTAAGGGACGGCCATGTCCCCAGCTGGCTGAGGAGAGACATCCCACGAGCCAGGGCCAGTTCTCTGGGCTTTAcatagacaggagacaggaggccAGAATGGAGAAAATGCTGCCCTTGTTTGACTACAACACGGCTGTGTGGGTCTAA
- the LOC111978417 gene encoding PAK4-inhibitor INKA2-like isoform X2 yields the protein MDTCLRRLKQELVSMKEAGDGLHAQMNSMMGALQELKLLQVQTALEQLDISGRSVQRAAPPPAEDTCPGPIPSPNATIGFGHNETLRPPLVRTSSQEQQQSRGGHQSSLGTSPSSSSLEPVETESQPLPLPRRVSGYTAPQGEYCGPRLSQVFPEHHKPALPGQVVDLPGILYSLSREGPSLDSDYSQDSMDDSRDWTSSLMSHSRNRQPLVLGDNVFADLVGNWLDLPELEKEEMIGWTDRPDSPAHPLRLSRSQEICRKVSLTTNIFKKFLRSVRPDRDKLLKERPGWMVPENQKAELFKRPKKVSKQQTKGSLYLPFWAGVRQQGKGRPCPQLAEERHPTSQGQFSGLYIDRRQEARMEKMLPLFDYNTAVWV from the coding sequence GTGTCTATGAAGGAGGCAGGAGATGGCCTCCATGCTCAGATGAACTCCATGATGGGGGCTCTTCAGGAACTCAAGCTTCTACAGGTGCAGACAGCGCTAGAGCAGCTAGACATCTCAGGGAGGTCTGTCCAAAGGGCGGCCCCACCACCAGCAGAGGACACATGCCCTGGCCCTATCCCCAGCCCCAATGCTACCATTGGCTTTGGCCACAATGAGACCCTGAGGCCCCCCCTGGTCAGGACATCCAGCCAGGAGCAGCAGCAGAGCCGGGGGGGGCACCAGAGCAGCCTGGGCACCTCGCCCTCTTCCTCCAGCCTGGAGCCAGTAGAGACTGAGAgccagcctctccctctcccccgcaGAGTGTCTGGATACACCGCCCCACAGGGGGAGTACTGCGGCCCACGTCTTAGCCAAGTGTTTCCAGAGCATCATAAGCCGGCTCTCCCAGGCCAGGTAGTGGATCTCCCTGGCATTCTCTACAGCCTGTCCAGGGAAGGCCCCTCGCTGGACAGCGACTACTCCCAGGACAGCATGGACGACTCCAGAGACTGGACCTCCTCGCTCATGAGCCACAGCCGCAACCGGCAGCCGCTGGTGCTGGGGGACAACGTTTTCGCCGACCTGGTGGGCAACTGGCTGGACCTGCCTgagctggagaaggaggagatgaTTGGCTGGACCGACAGGCCCGACTCCCCGGCCCACCCTCTCCGTCTCAGCCGCTCCCAGGAGATCTGCAGGAAGGTCTCTCTGACCACCAATATCTTCAAGAAGTTCCTGCGCAGTGTGAGGCCCGACAGGGACAAGCTACTTAAGGAGAGGCCAGGCTGGATGGTCCCTGAGAACCAGAAGGCCGAGCTCTTTAAGAGGCCCAAGAAAGTGTCTAAGCAGCAGACCAAGGGGAGCTTGTACCTCCCATTCTGGGCAGGTGTAAGGCAACAGGGTAAGGGACGGCCATGTCCCCAGCTGGCTGAGGAGAGACATCCCACGAGCCAGGGCCAGTTCTCTGGGCTTTAcatagacaggagacaggaggccAGAATGGAGAAAATGCTGCCCTTGTTTGACTACAACACGGCTGTGTGGGTCTAA